The genomic segment GTTCGGTGGTGATGCTCTGATGGTTCAAATCGACCGCGTGGTTACCCACGGCACCTTCGAACTCGACGGTGGCAGTTGGGAAGTCGACAACAACATCTGGGTCATCGGCGACAACTCCAACGTCGTGGTGTTCGATGCGGCCCACGACGCGGCACCCATCGTCGAAGCCGTCGGCGGGCGCCACGTGGTGGCGGTGGTGTGCACGCACGGGCACAACGACCACGTCACGGTGGCGCCCGAACTCGGTAAGACACTGGACGCACCGGTGCTGCTGCATCCCGCCGACGAGGTTCTGTGGCGAATGACCCACCCGGACAGCGACTTTCGCGCCGTGTCCGACGGGGAGAAGTTGAAGATCGACGGCACCGAACTGACCGCGATCCACACGCCCGGACACTCCCCCGGATCGGTGTGTTGGTACGTGCACGACCTCGGCGTGGTGTTCAGCGGCGACACCCTGTTCTCCGGCGGGCCCGGCGCGACGGGCCGTTCGTACTCCGACTTCCCGACCATTCTGAAGTCGATCTCCGAGCGGTTGGGGGCGTTGCCGGGTGAGACCGTCGTGCATACCGGCCACGGCGACAGCACCATCATCGGCGACGAGATCGTGCACTACGAGGAGTGGGTCGCCCGCGGCCATTAGGCCCGCGGCCCACTCAGTGCCCTTCGAGGATCCGCCGCTTCTCGTTCTGGAACTCCTCTTCGGTCAACGCCCCGGAATCCCGCAGCGCCGCAAGCGTTTTGAGGCGCTCAAGACGAACACCCTGGTCGCTGGGTTCGTACGCCGTGGTGGGCGACTGCTGGGGTGCCGCGACGGAAACGACGGGCCATGACCCCTCCACGACGGCCGTCGCCGCCTTGCGCCGGGTGCTGCGCAGCCAACGCCCCGCCGGAATCGAAGCGGCCAGGCCCACCACGAACATGCCGACGAACAGCCAGATCAGAAATCCGTAGGAGGTCGAGTGGCCAAAGGCAAGTCGCGGTGCAATGAATCCGTTGACCTGGCCGTCCGTCGTGATGTTGTAGGTGCCCTCAGCCGGAATCTGCGCCACCCACACCCGCACGTGCGCGTCATTGTTGACTGAGGTTGTGCTGCCGATGCTTTCCGTCATCGTCGGCTGGGCGACGCCGTCGGGCGGCGAAATCGTGACGCCGAGCGGCGGCACCGGCAAGCCGCCGTCGGGGCTGCCGATCACGACGGTGTGCAGGCTGACGGTGACTTCACCTTGCGGCAGATGCAGGCTGCCCGACCCGGGGACCGGAACCTCGCCGTACGCGTTGTAGTCGTCCAGGAAAAATACGTTGAGCACGATGGCGACGACGATGCCGGCCAGCGACATGATCGTGACGACGATGGCAGAGATAAATGAAATCTTGGCGGGCAGTCTGCTCCACATTCCCGGAGTGTGTCACCGCTAGTGACCCTGGGCCAGTGAAAGAGCACACTGATACCCATGTCGAACGATCTCGTCGCCACGGTGCCGGACCTCACCGGCAAGCTTGTCGTCATCACCGGGGCCAACAGCGGTCTGGGCTTCGGGTTGGCCAGACGACTCTCCGCGGCCGGCGCCGATGTGGTCATGGCCATCCGCAATCGGGCCAAGGGTGAGGCCGCGATCGAAGAGATCCGCCACAGCGTGCCCGACGCGAAGCTGACCATCAAGTCCCTCGACCTGTCGTCGCTGGCATCGGTCGCCGCGCTGGGCGAGCAACTCAACGCCGAGGGCCGCCCGATCGACATTCTGATCAACAACGCCGGGGTGATGACGCCCCCAGAACGCGACACCACCGCCGACGGCTTCGAATTGCAGTTCGGCAGTAACCATCTCGGGCACTTCGCGCTGACCGGGCATGTGCTGCCGCTGTTGCGCGCCGCGCAGCGTGCCCGCGTCGTGTCGCTGAGCAGCCTCGCGGCCAGCCAAAGCGGCAAGATCCACTTCGACGATCTGCAGTTCGAAAAGTCCTACGCGGCGATGTCGGCCTACGGCCAGTCGAAGATCGCGGTGCTGATGTTCGCCCGCGAATTGGACAAGCGTAGCCGCGCCGGCGGCTGGGGCATCGTCTCCAACGCCGCACATCCCGGGCTGACCAAGACCAACCTGCAAATCAGCGGGCCGTCGTACGGCCGCGAAAAGCCGGCGCTGATGGAGCGCTTGTACAAGGCGTCGTGGCGCTTCACGCCGTTCCTGTGGCAGGAGATCGACGAGGGAATCCTGCCCGCCCTGTACGCGGCGGCCACGCCGCAGGCCGAGGGCGGCGAGTTCTACGGACCCCGAGGCTTCATGGAGCTGGCCGGCGGTGGCGTCAAAGTAGCCAAAACGCCCGCGCGCGCCCGCAACGACGACGATTGCCGGCGACTGTGGGAGATTTCCGAGGAACTCACGAAGGTCAGCTACCCACCAATCAACTGGTAACCGATACAACGCTTTTCCTCAAAGCCGACGCGGGCATTTGTCAAACGCAGTCGCGCGCATATGCGGTCTCGCCCGCCTAGTGACCGCTGGTCAGACAAAAATGATTGCGGTAACGAGAGTTTCGACACAGCGCGGCAACGGGTAACCGACAGCGAGTTGCGGTCGACACTGCGACTCAAAGGGGGAACACGGATGAGCGTGCAGGACGACAAAACAGCCGGTCAAGACAGAGCAGCCGGTCAAGACGAAGCAGCCGGTCAAGACGACAAGCAGCAGGTATCCGAGGAGACCGGGCAATTATCCGAGAAGCCCGAGCCTGACGATGACGCGAAGCAAAAAGCCGCGGAGATGATGGTGGCCTACGAGGACCGGCCTACGCTGGTGCTGCCGGGTTCCGGCGGAGCAATCTCGGGTACGGCGGTCAACGATTGGATCGACGAGGATGGCAACCCCAAGTACAGCGATGAATCGGGCGACGATCGTTCAGGCGACAAAGAGTGGCAGCAGCAAGTCGAGAAAGACAAGACGTTAAACGAAGAACTCCGGAAACTCGCCGACGAGGAAAACAAGGGCGAAAAGCCCCCCAACTCCCGTAAAAAATAACCCGTACTAACCACCGAATCCGGGAATTGGCAAGCCCAGTCCGGGGATTCGCGGGATGGGCGGAATCGCGGGAATCGGCGGGACGTGAGGTGCGGGTGCCGGTATCTGGGGCACCGGCGGCGGTGCCGGAGCCTCCACGGGAGGCGGCGGTGGTGCCGCCGGGACCGGGGTATCGATCGCCGCGGGCGGTGGTGTGTCGACTGCCGCGGGCGGCGGTGTGTCGACTGCCGCGGGAGCCGGAGCGTCGGCCGTCGGCGGCGGCGCGGCGGGTTGGGGCGCGGCCTGACCCGTGATCGGCGCCTGGCTCGGCGGCACGGGTTGCGGCCCAGCGCCGTTAGCCGGTGGCGCGGTAGCCGGAGACGTCTTGACACCCGGGTTGGGCGTGGTGGCCGGTTTGTCGTCGGACAGGCCGATCGCCAACGCGATGCCGACCAGCAGTACCGCCACAGCCGTACCGATGACGACCATGCCCGGCAATCGCGACCACGGAACGACCGGAGCCTTTTTCTCCCGGCGTGGCTGTGCGGGCTGCTCGAAGTTCAACGCCGGTCGCGCCGACGTATACCCGGACCCGCCAACATGATTCGGAATCTGCGCGGCCGCGGCGGGCATCATGCGCGACTCGTCAGCGGCCTCCGACCACGCCAGCGCCGGCATCAGGCTCGATACCGGTTCCGAGGCGTGGGTGAGCACGGGCTGTCGCTCCTCGACCGCCACCGGTGCTGCCGGTGCGGCCGCCATGGCGGCCGCGGTCGCGCGGGACACCGACGGGGTCAGCAACGTTGCGCTGGTCTCCGCCGGCCCACGCGTCGCACGCAACGCCGCACCGATGGCCGGGGCCAGCTGCGGTCGCGGCGTCGTCACGACCGGAACCCTCAGGTGGCCGGAGAGCATCGTGGTGACCGCCGGGATGTTTGCGCCGCCGCCGACCGACACCACCGCGACCAGATCACGAATCCCGTTGCGCGCCAGCGTTTCATCCAGCACCGCGACGAAGTTGGTCAGGGAGGTCCGGATTGCGTCGTCGAGTTCGTTGCGGGTGAGCCGGATTTCGCCGGGTATGCCCGGCAGCCCCTCGGCCAGCGTCGCGACCGTGCTCGTCGACAGCTGTTCCTTGGCGGTGCGGCAGCCGGTGCGCAGCCGGCTCAGCGGTCCGATCGCCGAAGTGCCGGACGGATCGAAAGAATCGGCGCTGGGCAGGTTGGCCAACACGGTCGTCAACAGAGCCTGATCGATCAGGTCTCCGGAGAAGTCGAGGTGGCGCACGGTCGGCGCGAGCGGCTGGTAGTCACCCGCGGCGTCCATCAGCGTGATGCTGCTGCCGCTGCCGCCGAAGTCGCACACCGCCACGGTGCCGCGCGCCGGGATGCCGGGGTTGGCCCGCGCGGCGAACAGCGTCGCGGCGGCGTCCGGGATCAACGTCAGCGGCCGGTCGCGGTTCGCCCATTCGGGCACCCGGCTCAGCGCGGAACCCAGCGCGTCGACGGCGTTCGATCCCCAGTGTGCGGGGTGCGTTACCGCGACGTTCTCCGGAAGGTCCGCGCCGTTGGTGGCGGCGTAGGCCAGGGCGCGCAGCCCGTCGGCCGCCAGGACCTCGCTGCGGTGCACGGAGCCGTCGGCCGCGACGATGCCGATCGGGTCGCCCACGCGATCGACGAAGTCGGTGATCACCAGGCCCGGCTGGTCCAGCCGGGGGTTCTCACCCGGCACCCCGATCTCGGGCACGCGCTCGCGGAACAGCGTCATAACGGGCTTGCGCGTGATGGCCTGGTCGGCGGTGACCGCGGCGAAGTTGGTGGCGCCGATCGAGAGCCCCAGCGCGGGCGTAGCTCCGTCTGACATGGCCCCATCCCCGTTATCGAGCGGTATGCCCCCGCATCCGCCTATCCCCGATTTTGTCGGTTATACATATAGCCAATCTCTGCGCTGGCTATGCGTGAGCTGTATAACGTCGCGGCCTCAGTATAAGCCCTGGTCACCGTATGTTGCCGGCTCCGGCGATAAGCGGAAGGTCCAGCGGGGTGACCCAGCCGGGCCGCAAGTCGTTGACCGCCGGCACCGCATTCAGTGCCCGCAGCCCGGTCGCCAGACACCCGGCCGCGGCGGCGTCCCGCCCGGAGCCGTCGGTGAATCGGAACGCGGTCTCCTGAAAGATGCTCGGGGTTCCTTCGATGTCCACCCGGTAGACGTCGTTGTCGTGACCGGTCGGCCAGTCGGGGGCGGCGTCGAGCCCGATGCGGTTGACGTGCTCGAGCTGGATGCGGGTCTCGCCCTGGTAGACGCCGTTGATGGTGAACCGCACAGCGGCGACGTGCCCGGGCTTGATGACGCCGCGCGCCGAGTTACGTTCGGTCGGTGTCACCCACTTGTCCCAGGTGGTGGTGATCTCGTCGAGCATGATCCCGGCGGCGTGCGCGATCATCGGGACGGTCGCACCCCAGGCGAAGATCAGCATGTCGCGATCTTCGAGCATCGGCTTGAATTCGGGCTCGCGGCCGATGCCCATCTCGAACTCGTAGTCGCCCTCGTAATTGGTGTAGTCGAGCAACTCGGACGCCCGCACCTTACGGATCTCCGAACACAGACCCATCAGCGTCATCGGGAACATGTCGTTGGCGAATCCGGGGTCGATGCCGGTGGTGAAGCACGACGACTCGCCGAGCTCACAGGCTTCGGTGATGGGCTCGATCCAGTTCGGCGGGTTCAGGTGCATCGTCGGCCACACCCACGGCGTCATGGCCGTCGAGCACACGTCGATGCCGGCGCGCAGGAAGCTGGTGATCAGCTTGATGTTCTCCTTGGCGTGCATCGCCGTCGGGCCGTAGTGCACCAGCGCGTCCGGCTTCAGCGCGATCAGCGCGTCCATGTCGTCGGTGGCGGTGATGCCGACCTTCTCGGACATGCCGCAGATGTCGCCGACGTCGCGGCCGACCTTGTCCGGATTGCTGACGCCGACGCCGACCAACTCAAACAGCGGGTGCTTGACGATCTCGGGGATCACCATCCTGCCCACGAAGCCGGTACCGAACACCACCACGCGCTTTGAGCCGCTTATCGACATACCCAACCTTCCGGTCACCAGCCCCCCGCTTCACATTAAGTGGGTGACCGGTGTGGCACCTAACATCTGACTGTGCGAACGATGATGCCGCGATGAGCCGCCCCGACACGGTTATTCGTAAGGGCCCGATCTGGCTCACCCGGAATGTGTGGGTGCTGTCGCTGGTGTCACTGCTGCAAGATGCGGCGAGCGAGTTGCTTTACCCGCTGCTGCCGATTTACTTGACGACCGTGTTGGGTGCGCCGCCGTCGGTCGTCGGGGCGGTGGAAGGCGCGGCGGAGGGCGCCGCGTCGATCACCAAGCTGGTGTCGGGCCCGTTGGGCGATCGGTTTTCCCGCCGACCGCTGATCGCGACCGGATACGGGATGGCAGCACTCGGCAAGGTCCTCGTCGCCGTCGCCAGCGCGTGGCCCGGTGTGTTGCTCGGGCGGGTTGTCGACCGATTGGGCAAGGGACTGCGCGGTGCGCCGCGCGATGCACTGCTGATCGACGGAATCGATTCGGCCGCGCGCGGCCGGGTGTTCGGGTTCCACCGCGCGTGGGACACACTCGGTGCGGTCATCGGGCCGCTGCTCGGGCTGGCCGGATACGAGCTGTTCCATCACCAGATCGGTCCGGTCCTCTATCTGGCGGTGATCCCCGCGGTGCTCAGCGTGCTGGTGATCGCCTGGGTCCGGGAACGACCGCGAGACGCGCGGCGAGCAACCAGGGTGCGGGTGTTCGCCCAGACCCGTCTGCTGCCCCGCCGGTACTGGGCGGTGGTTTCCTTTCTGGTGGTGTTCAGCTTGGTAAACTTCCCTGACGCGCTACTTCTGTTGCGGCTCAAGGAGATCGGCTTTTCGGTGGCCGACGTCATCTTGGCCTATGTCGGCTACAACCTGGTCTACGCGGTGGCGAGCTTCCCGGCCGGGTGGCTGGCGGACCGTTTCGGTCGTCCAGTCACCTACGGAGCCGGTCTGGTGTTCTTCGCGATCGGCTATGTCGGTCTGGGCATCACCACAGACGCGGCGATCGCCTCAGCCCTGATCGTCGCCTACGGGTTGTTCACCGCCTGCTATGACGGCGTCGCGAAGGCCTGGATATCGACGCTCGTCGGGGAAGCGCTGCAATCGAGCGCCCAAGGCGTCTTTCAGGGGCTCAGTGGGTGCGCGGTGCTGGCTGCGGGCCTGTGGGCCGGCTTCTCGTGGGGCGCCGACGGTCGGCTGCCGTTGCTGATCTCGGGTGTGGTCGGGGCGGCATGCGCTGTTGTTCTGCTGGGCGCCCTGGCCGTTCGCCGGCGCCGCACCGGGCCAGTTTCCTGAAGGCGTCGGACGCCAACCGCTTCCCTACCGTCGCCCGTGGTGACACGATGCAATTCATGAGAACGCACCTCGCCGCACCGTCGATGCTGCTGGCTATCGGTTTCGGGTTCGCAAATGCCTGCGGCGTCGCCCACGCCATCCCCCAGATGCCCCAGGTCCGTTACGAAGTCAATGGCCCGGCGGTCGCCCAGTTCATCTACTACCAAACCGACACCGGGCAGCTGCACCAAGTGAATGCGCCGCTGCCCTGGTCGACGGAGTTCACCGCGTTCGGCGGTCAGGTGTTCACGATCAGCGCCCAGGGCCCGGGTCCCATCTCCTGCAAGATTTTGATGGACGGCAACGTAGTCAGCGCCGCGACGGCGACGACGGGCGTTCCCGCGAGAACCGTCTGTACGCACTGATCCGGGTCTAGGCTCCCCAGTGTCACCTCTTCAGATCCCGTTCGACGGCGAAGGGAAGCCACGTGAGCCTTGAGACCGACATGGCGTCGCGACCGAACGGGACACCCCCGCCCGAACTCCCGCTTGCCGATGTCCAACTCGAATCGCTCGATTTCTGGGTGCGCAACGACGACCTGCGCGACGCGGCTTTCGCCACCTTGCGCCGGGAGGCCCCGATATCGTTTTGGTCGCCGATTAAGTACGAGGGGTTTGAGACCGGCAATGGGTATTGGGCGCTGACCAAGCTCGACGACGTCCACTTCGCCAGCCGTCATCCCGACATCTTCAGCTCCGCCAGCGGCATCACGATCAACGACCAGACACCGGAATTGGCCGAGTATTTCGGCTCGATGATCGTGATGGACGACCCGCGACACCAGCGGCTGCGTTCGATCGTCAGCCGGGCGTTCACCCCGAAAGTGGTTGCCCGCATTGAGGCTTCGGTGCGCGAACGTGCGCACCGACTGGTCACCTCGCTGCGCACCGAGAATCCCGACGGCCAGGCCGATCTCGTCACCGAGCTCGCGGGGCCGCTGCCGCTGCAGGTCATCTGCGACATGATGGGCATTCCCGAAGCGGACCATCAGCGAATCTTCCACTGGACCAACGTGATTCTCGGCTTCGGCGACCCCGATCTGACCTTGGATTTCGAAGAGTTCATGCAGGTGTCGATGGACATTGGCGCCTACGCCACCGCGCTGGCCGAGGACCGCCGGTCCAACCACCACGACGACCTGACCACCGCCCTGGTCGAAGCCGAGGTCGACGGCGATCGGCTGACCTCCCAGGAGATCGCGTCGTTCTTCATCCTGCTGGTGGTGGCCGGCAACGAAACCACGCGCAATGCGATCAGCCATGGCGTGCTGGCCTTGTCCCGCTTCCCCGAGCAACGGGAGAGGTGGTGGTCCGACTTCGAGGCCCTGACGCCCACCGCGGTCGAGGAGATCGTGCGGTGGGCCTCCCCGGTGATCTACATGCGCCGCACCCTGACGCGGGATTTCGAATTGAGCGGCGTCAGGATGGCCGAAGGCGACAAGGTTGCGCTGTACTACAACTCGGCCAACCGTGACGAGTCACGGTTCGACAATCCGTGGGCTTTCGATGTCGCGCGCAACCCGAATCCGCATCTGGGTTTCGGGGGCGGTGGCGCACATTTCTGCTTGGGCGCCAACCTGGCTCGCCGCGAGATCCGGGTCGTCTTCGACGAACTGCGCCGCGAGATCCCCGACATGACCGTGACCGGCAAACCGGCGCGGTTGCTGTCCCAATTCATTCACGGCATCAAGACCCTGCCGGTGTCCTGGACTCCCCGGGGTTAAGCCCGTTTCATCGCGGGCCCCGATTGCGGGCGCGATATCGGAAGCACGGCCTGGGATTACGCTGACCCGATGACAGCCCCCGCGTTTCCCGCCCCCGAAGTGCTGGCCGCGCGCCAGAAACTCGTGCTCGACCACTTCCACGACGAGGTCCGCCAGGACTGGGACGACGTGCTGGCGACCTTTCCGCACCCCCACTACGAGCTGATCCCGCAGATGGTCATCCACGATGGAAACGACGC from the Mycobacterium lentiflavum genome contains:
- a CDS encoding MBL fold metallo-hydrolase is translated as MVQIDRVVTHGTFELDGGSWEVDNNIWVIGDNSNVVVFDAAHDAAPIVEAVGGRHVVAVVCTHGHNDHVTVAPELGKTLDAPVLLHPADEVLWRMTHPDSDFRAVSDGEKLKIDGTELTAIHTPGHSPGSVCWYVHDLGVVFSGDTLFSGGPGATGRSYSDFPTILKSISERLGALPGETVVHTGHGDSTIIGDEIVHYEEWVARGH
- a CDS encoding SHOCT domain-containing protein, with translation MWSRLPAKISFISAIVVTIMSLAGIVVAIVLNVFFLDDYNAYGEVPVPGSGSLHLPQGEVTVSLHTVVIGSPDGGLPVPPLGVTISPPDGVAQPTMTESIGSTTSVNNDAHVRVWVAQIPAEGTYNITTDGQVNGFIAPRLAFGHSTSYGFLIWLFVGMFVVGLAASIPAGRWLRSTRRKAATAVVEGSWPVVSVAAPQQSPTTAYEPSDQGVRLERLKTLAALRDSGALTEEEFQNEKRRILEGH
- a CDS encoding SDR family oxidoreductase, with translation MSNDLVATVPDLTGKLVVITGANSGLGFGLARRLSAAGADVVMAIRNRAKGEAAIEEIRHSVPDAKLTIKSLDLSSLASVAALGEQLNAEGRPIDILINNAGVMTPPERDTTADGFELQFGSNHLGHFALTGHVLPLLRAAQRARVVSLSSLAASQSGKIHFDDLQFEKSYAAMSAYGQSKIAVLMFARELDKRSRAGGWGIVSNAAHPGLTKTNLQISGPSYGREKPALMERLYKASWRFTPFLWQEIDEGILPALYAAATPQAEGGEFYGPRGFMELAGGGVKVAKTPARARNDDDCRRLWEISEELTKVSYPPINW
- a CDS encoding Hsp70 family protein; the protein is MSDGATPALGLSIGATNFAAVTADQAITRKPVMTLFRERVPEIGVPGENPRLDQPGLVITDFVDRVGDPIGIVAADGSVHRSEVLAADGLRALAYAATNGADLPENVAVTHPAHWGSNAVDALGSALSRVPEWANRDRPLTLIPDAAATLFAARANPGIPARGTVAVCDFGGSGSSITLMDAAGDYQPLAPTVRHLDFSGDLIDQALLTTVLANLPSADSFDPSGTSAIGPLSRLRTGCRTAKEQLSTSTVATLAEGLPGIPGEIRLTRNELDDAIRTSLTNFVAVLDETLARNGIRDLVAVVSVGGGANIPAVTTMLSGHLRVPVVTTPRPQLAPAIGAALRATRGPAETSATLLTPSVSRATAAAMAAAPAAPVAVEERQPVLTHASEPVSSLMPALAWSEAADESRMMPAAAAQIPNHVGGSGYTSARPALNFEQPAQPRREKKAPVVPWSRLPGMVVIGTAVAVLLVGIALAIGLSDDKPATTPNPGVKTSPATAPPANGAGPQPVPPSQAPITGQAAPQPAAPPPTADAPAPAAVDTPPPAAVDTPPPAAIDTPVPAAPPPPPVEAPAPPPVPQIPAPAPHVPPIPAIPPIPRIPGLGLPIPGFGG
- a CDS encoding NAD(P)H-dependent amine dehydrogenase family protein; protein product: MSISGSKRVVVFGTGFVGRMVIPEIVKHPLFELVGVGVSNPDKVGRDVGDICGMSEKVGITATDDMDALIALKPDALVHYGPTAMHAKENIKLITSFLRAGIDVCSTAMTPWVWPTMHLNPPNWIEPITEACELGESSCFTTGIDPGFANDMFPMTLMGLCSEIRKVRASELLDYTNYEGDYEFEMGIGREPEFKPMLEDRDMLIFAWGATVPMIAHAAGIMLDEITTTWDKWVTPTERNSARGVIKPGHVAAVRFTINGVYQGETRIQLEHVNRIGLDAAPDWPTGHDNDVYRVDIEGTPSIFQETAFRFTDGSGRDAAAAGCLATGLRALNAVPAVNDLRPGWVTPLDLPLIAGAGNIR
- a CDS encoding MFS transporter; this translates as MSRPDTVIRKGPIWLTRNVWVLSLVSLLQDAASELLYPLLPIYLTTVLGAPPSVVGAVEGAAEGAASITKLVSGPLGDRFSRRPLIATGYGMAALGKVLVAVASAWPGVLLGRVVDRLGKGLRGAPRDALLIDGIDSAARGRVFGFHRAWDTLGAVIGPLLGLAGYELFHHQIGPVLYLAVIPAVLSVLVIAWVRERPRDARRATRVRVFAQTRLLPRRYWAVVSFLVVFSLVNFPDALLLLRLKEIGFSVADVILAYVGYNLVYAVASFPAGWLADRFGRPVTYGAGLVFFAIGYVGLGITTDAAIASALIVAYGLFTACYDGVAKAWISTLVGEALQSSAQGVFQGLSGCAVLAAGLWAGFSWGADGRLPLLISGVVGAACAVVLLGALAVRRRRTGPVS
- a CDS encoding MmpS family transport accessory protein, with the protein product MRTHLAAPSMLLAIGFGFANACGVAHAIPQMPQVRYEVNGPAVAQFIYYQTDTGQLHQVNAPLPWSTEFTAFGGQVFTISAQGPGPISCKILMDGNVVSAATATTGVPARTVCTH
- a CDS encoding cytochrome P450, yielding MASRPNGTPPPELPLADVQLESLDFWVRNDDLRDAAFATLRREAPISFWSPIKYEGFETGNGYWALTKLDDVHFASRHPDIFSSASGITINDQTPELAEYFGSMIVMDDPRHQRLRSIVSRAFTPKVVARIEASVRERAHRLVTSLRTENPDGQADLVTELAGPLPLQVICDMMGIPEADHQRIFHWTNVILGFGDPDLTLDFEEFMQVSMDIGAYATALAEDRRSNHHDDLTTALVEAEVDGDRLTSQEIASFFILLVVAGNETTRNAISHGVLALSRFPEQRERWWSDFEALTPTAVEEIVRWASPVIYMRRTLTRDFELSGVRMAEGDKVALYYNSANRDESRFDNPWAFDVARNPNPHLGFGGGGAHFCLGANLARREIRVVFDELRREIPDMTVTGKPARLLSQFIHGIKTLPVSWTPRG